From Endozoicomonas sp. 8E, the proteins below share one genomic window:
- the gpmM gene encoding 2,3-bisphosphoglycerate-independent phosphoglycerate mutase — protein MTDKRKTTALIILDGYGYRKESDSNAILAANTPVMDRLQKEHPFSFVSGSGMDVGLPDGQMGNSEVGHMNLGAGRVVYQDFTRITKSIKDGDFFEKKAFTDTIDKAVSAGKAVHIMGLLSPGGVHSHEDHINAMVELAAKRGAKEVYVHAFLDGRDTPPRSAEASLAKTDALLKEKGIGRVASLIGRYYAMDRDNRWERVQEAYDLMTLGKAEFSAKTAVEGLHAAYERDENDEFVKATTLGESPATINDGDAVLFMNFRADRAREITRAFVEKDFDGFPRPKEPATAGFVMLTQYAASIDTVCAYPPSELPDTLGEYMEKLGKTQLRIAETEKYAHVTFFFSGGREEPYKGEERVLVASPKVATYDLKPEMSAPEVTDKLVAEIKSGKHDLIVCNYANCDMVGHTGVFDAAVKAVEAVDQAIGRVIAALDETGGQCLITADHGNAEQMVNPKTGQAHTAHTCELVPLVYFGPKTIQLKDGILSDIAPTLLDLMGLEQPEEMTGKSLVG, from the coding sequence ATGACTGACAAGCGCAAAACCACCGCCCTGATCATCCTCGATGGTTACGGTTACCGAAAAGAATCTGATTCCAATGCTATCCTGGCTGCCAATACACCGGTCATGGACCGCCTCCAGAAGGAGCATCCTTTCAGTTTTGTCTCAGGCTCCGGTATGGATGTGGGCCTGCCCGATGGTCAGATGGGTAACAGCGAAGTCGGTCACATGAACCTTGGTGCCGGTCGAGTGGTTTACCAGGACTTCACCCGTATCACAAAGTCTATTAAAGACGGCGACTTCTTCGAGAAGAAAGCATTTACAGACACGATCGACAAAGCCGTCTCAGCAGGAAAAGCGGTTCACATCATGGGTCTGTTGTCTCCTGGCGGTGTTCACAGCCACGAAGATCATATCAACGCCATGGTGGAACTGGCTGCCAAACGAGGCGCCAAAGAAGTCTATGTTCACGCTTTTCTGGATGGTCGTGATACCCCCCCGCGCAGCGCCGAAGCTTCGCTGGCAAAAACCGACGCACTCCTGAAGGAAAAAGGTATTGGCAGAGTGGCCAGCCTGATCGGTCGCTATTACGCAATGGATCGTGATAACCGCTGGGAGCGAGTGCAGGAAGCCTATGACCTGATGACTCTGGGCAAAGCAGAGTTTTCTGCCAAAACCGCTGTAGAAGGACTGCACGCGGCTTATGAGCGTGATGAGAATGACGAATTTGTAAAAGCTACCACCCTTGGTGAAAGCCCGGCCACCATCAATGATGGTGATGCGGTTCTGTTCATGAACTTCCGTGCCGACAGAGCCCGTGAAATCACCCGAGCCTTTGTAGAAAAAGATTTTGACGGTTTCCCTCGTCCCAAAGAACCCGCAACGGCTGGATTCGTGATGCTAACCCAGTACGCTGCCAGCATCGATACGGTATGTGCCTACCCACCTTCAGAACTCCCTGATACTCTGGGTGAATACATGGAAAAGCTGGGTAAAACACAGCTGCGTATTGCCGAGACTGAAAAATATGCTCACGTCACCTTCTTCTTCAGTGGCGGCCGGGAAGAGCCTTATAAAGGAGAAGAAAGAGTTCTGGTTGCTTCCCCCAAAGTCGCCACCTATGACCTCAAGCCTGAAATGAGCGCTCCGGAAGTGACTGACAAACTGGTCGCTGAAATCAAGAGCGGCAAGCATGACCTGATTGTCTGCAATTACGCTAACTGCGACATGGTGGGTCATACCGGCGTTTTTGATGCCGCTGTGAAAGCCGTGGAAGCCGTCGATCAAGCCATTGGCAGAGTCATTGCAGCGCTGGATGAAACCGGTGGTCAATGTCTGATTACCGCCGACCATGGTAACGCTGAGCAGATGGTTAACCCTAAAACCGGTCAGGCTCACACAGCCCACACCTGCGAGCTGGTTCCCCTCGTTTACTTTGGACCCAAAACCATTCAGTTGAAAGACGGTATTTTATCTGACATTGCCCCCACCCTGCTGGATCTGATGGGCCTCGAACAACCTGAAGAGATGACCGGTAAGTCTCTGGTGGGCTGA
- a CDS encoding rhodanese-like domain-containing protein codes for MEQIIEFIGNHPLLVGSLVALVCALLFTEMRKGGHSVGSQEVTQLINHQGAIVLDVREKADFSKGHIVDAVSMPYGKMAERIGELNKHKDKPIVIVDAMGQHSGTVGKQLKDAGFEQVVRLKGGIGTWTADSLPLVKK; via the coding sequence ATGGAACAGATTATTGAATTTATAGGCAACCACCCTCTGCTGGTGGGTTCTCTGGTAGCTCTGGTGTGTGCACTGCTCTTTACCGAGATGCGTAAGGGCGGACACAGTGTCGGTTCTCAGGAAGTGACTCAGCTGATCAACCACCAGGGGGCTATAGTACTTGACGTCAGGGAAAAAGCCGACTTCAGCAAAGGTCATATCGTTGATGCCGTGAGCATGCCCTATGGCAAAATGGCTGAACGTATCGGCGAGCTGAACAAACACAAAGACAAGCCGATTGTTATCGTCGATGCCATGGGGCAACACAGTGGGACCGTTGGCAAGCAGTTGAAAGACGCAGGGTTTGAGCAGGTTGTCCGACTGAAGGGTGGTATTGGCACCTGGACGGCCGATAGTCTCCCTCTGGTTAAGAAGTAA
- the grxC gene encoding glutaredoxin 3 produces the protein MAQATLYISAYCPFCHQALRLLDSKGVSYQTISVDGKPDVRQEMTLKAGARTVPQIWIGDTHVGGCDDLYALESAGRLDDLLK, from the coding sequence ATGGCTCAGGCTACCCTTTATATTTCTGCTTATTGCCCCTTTTGCCATCAGGCGCTCAGGCTGCTGGACAGCAAAGGGGTCAGCTACCAGACTATCAGCGTCGACGGTAAGCCCGATGTCCGTCAGGAGATGACACTCAAGGCAGGTGCGCGCACAGTCCCTCAGATATGGATTGGCGACACCCACGTGGGTGGATGTGATGACCTGTATGCTCTGGAATCTGCTGGCAGATTGGACGACTTGCTGAAGTAA
- the secB gene encoding protein-export chaperone SecB, which translates to MAENQQQDQAQFALQRIYVKDLSFESPKSPEMFQAQWQPEVKLDLNTTNRLLHDDMYEVVLSLTITVQNGTEEEKETAFLAEVQQAGVFLVKGLGDDELHRTLGAFCPNILFPYAREAIDNLVLRGSFPPLMLAPVNFDALYLQAREQQEATVN; encoded by the coding sequence ATGGCTGAGAATCAGCAGCAAGATCAGGCGCAGTTTGCGCTGCAGCGTATTTACGTAAAGGACCTGTCCTTTGAATCGCCAAAGTCTCCGGAAATGTTTCAGGCGCAGTGGCAGCCAGAAGTTAAGCTGGACCTGAACACCACTAACCGTCTGCTGCACGATGACATGTATGAAGTCGTGCTGTCTCTGACCATTACTGTTCAGAACGGCACTGAAGAAGAGAAAGAAACGGCTTTTCTGGCTGAAGTTCAGCAGGCGGGTGTTTTCCTGGTTAAAGGTCTGGGTGATGATGAACTGCACCGAACTCTGGGTGCTTTCTGCCCGAACATTCTGTTCCCATACGCACGTGAAGCCATTGATAATCTGGTTCTGCGTGGCAGCTTCCCTCCGCTGATGCTGGCACCTGTTAACTTCGACGCCCTGTACCTGCAGGCGCGGGAACAACAGGAAGCTACCGTTAACTGA
- the trmL gene encoding tRNA (uridine(34)/cytosine(34)/5-carboxymethylaminomethyluridine(34)-2'-O)-methyltransferase TrmL, translating to MLDIVLYQPEIPPNTGNIIRLCANTGFRLHLIRPLGFDLDDQRLKRAGLDYHEYANLQIHDHYEDFLKTVKPKKVLALSTKGTTRYSEHAFEPGDALMFGPETRGLPTDILNSLPKDQVLRLPMLPESRSLNLSNTVAVMVYEAWKQLGFPGGE from the coding sequence ATGCTTGATATCGTTCTCTACCAGCCAGAAATTCCTCCCAATACAGGGAATATCATCCGCCTCTGTGCCAATACAGGTTTTCGCCTGCATCTGATCAGGCCTCTGGGGTTTGATCTTGATGATCAGCGTCTGAAACGGGCCGGACTGGATTACCATGAGTACGCCAATTTGCAGATTCATGACCACTATGAGGACTTTCTTAAAACAGTGAAACCCAAAAAAGTTCTGGCTTTGAGCACCAAAGGTACCACTCGCTATTCAGAACATGCCTTTGAACCCGGAGATGCTTTGATGTTCGGCCCGGAAACCAGAGGCCTGCCAACCGATATTTTGAATAGCCTGCCAAAGGATCAGGTACTGCGTTTGCCGATGTTGCCTGAAAGCAGAAGCCTGAACTTGTCCAATACCGTAGCCGTTATGGTGTATGAGGCCTGGAAGCAACTGGGGTTTCCCGGAGGGGAGTAA
- a CDS encoding type II toxin-antitoxin system ParD family antitoxin, whose amino-acid sequence MARTTSVTLGQHDEDFINDLIEKGRFQSVGEAVRAALRVFEKEKQEHEASLQALRDKIEAGRNSPIVKDFNMDRLLDELNGSPDVG is encoded by the coding sequence ATGGCTAGAACAACATCGGTAACATTAGGCCAGCATGACGAAGACTTCATCAATGACCTCATAGAAAAGGGTCGTTTTCAGTCTGTTGGTGAGGCGGTTAGGGCAGCACTCAGAGTCTTTGAAAAAGAAAAGCAAGAACACGAAGCCAGCTTACAGGCTCTGCGGGACAAAATAGAAGCCGGTCGCAACAGCCCGATTGTAAAAGACTTTAATATGGATCGTTTGCTTGATGAATTAAACGGGAGCCCTGATGTCGGGTAG
- a CDS encoding TcfC E-set like domain-containing protein — protein sequence MTRWKCIDILCIALPMVFIFSKAMASQPLFLAQNKVPEGFETLSEPQQSLMDIYYGNRYLTSQLATFQPGKITLSNVNEVVRLIGSVNDPAFLTTALSGELNTHAEIICPPNVTKDCGVLNPPVAGVIFDESRFRVDVFVNPRFLLTRAADVRKYLPPSDAGFAMMQNFSAAATGNTEDANGNDYTLNGLTLLSYYENSVLWSWDYSKSQQFSVNQLYGQREYEGFEYNLGLLSSQGFGLNFTSDQPLVGARFQSSNNTRNDTDFSGGMPVEIFMPLRGRVEIRKDGRLIASYFHEAGLQALNTTNFPSGAYDIEISILDEQGNLQSQETRFFSKQYQIPPEGEWQLFAETGRVMTSVFDGALPQSTEQWLTRAGVSRRIFDTMAGTLSAAATLDTALLELGLFNLGYRYELSPSVMVADNGSYGMTLTGRTWLGDVSLNGSYRRLWRDDSEEENTDRPSLIGDAFEQSSFSVSAPVWRGSANYRFSSNRNNSDGRTETHGVSYTATVFRTLDYDTSATFSLSESEGNTVALFSFEWRFRQDRWNFRVNPRAEVQDNNGVKDRTEKMRLSASWDDGDLFDGQLTSSVTAEAGSGERRLDGTLQYGNRFGRAALSVNHSSTDANRITNYNGSFSTSFLTDGSVVAMGGEQRAESALVVNLEGREGDVFDVRIDGQRRGYAVAGRPSVITLSPFEQYTVTLSPSGDTLYSFDERERRFTLYPGNVVTLDYEAIPLQLLFGRLLMNGEPLDRARITGGLYPSSSDDIGMFQIEARSDINELRIELENGWQCSVPVEPDDEQYILRMGTLDLSESDCVPELEGQLAIGKRDDS from the coding sequence ATGACTAGGTGGAAATGCATTGACATTCTATGTATTGCATTGCCCATGGTTTTTATTTTCTCGAAAGCTATGGCCAGTCAGCCGCTTTTTCTTGCCCAGAATAAAGTTCCTGAAGGTTTTGAGACGCTCAGCGAGCCCCAGCAGTCGCTGATGGATATCTACTATGGCAACCGCTATCTAACTTCCCAGCTGGCCACCTTCCAACCCGGTAAAATTACCCTTTCCAATGTTAATGAAGTGGTTCGCCTGATTGGTTCGGTGAATGATCCTGCTTTTTTGACGACAGCTTTATCGGGCGAACTGAATACACATGCCGAGATTATCTGTCCGCCTAACGTCACGAAGGATTGTGGTGTTCTCAATCCTCCCGTTGCCGGTGTGATTTTTGATGAATCCCGCTTCCGGGTCGATGTGTTTGTTAATCCCCGTTTCCTGTTAACCCGGGCTGCCGACGTCAGAAAATACCTGCCGCCATCCGATGCAGGCTTTGCCATGATGCAGAACTTTTCGGCAGCGGCCACCGGTAATACTGAAGACGCTAATGGCAATGACTACACTCTGAATGGTCTGACACTGTTGTCTTATTATGAAAACAGCGTGCTGTGGAGCTGGGACTATTCAAAGTCACAGCAGTTCTCGGTCAATCAGCTTTATGGCCAGAGGGAGTATGAAGGCTTTGAATACAATCTTGGCTTGCTCTCAAGTCAGGGGTTTGGCCTGAACTTTACGTCCGACCAGCCCCTTGTGGGAGCCCGCTTTCAGAGTTCGAATAACACCCGAAACGACACCGATTTCAGTGGTGGTATGCCGGTTGAAATCTTTATGCCGCTCAGAGGCAGGGTCGAAATCAGAAAAGATGGACGACTGATTGCCTCTTATTTCCACGAAGCCGGTCTTCAGGCTCTGAATACCACTAATTTTCCCAGTGGCGCCTACGATATAGAAATCAGTATTCTGGATGAGCAGGGTAACCTGCAGTCTCAGGAAACCCGTTTCTTTTCCAAGCAGTATCAAATACCCCCTGAAGGTGAATGGCAGCTTTTTGCCGAAACGGGGCGTGTGATGACATCGGTTTTTGATGGGGCACTGCCTCAAAGCACCGAGCAGTGGCTGACCCGGGCGGGTGTGAGTCGGAGAATTTTTGATACTATGGCAGGTACTCTCTCTGCCGCCGCTACTTTAGACACTGCATTGCTTGAACTGGGTCTATTTAACCTGGGGTATCGTTATGAGTTATCACCGTCGGTGATGGTAGCGGATAACGGCAGCTATGGTATGACTCTGACAGGCAGAACCTGGCTGGGCGACGTCTCCCTGAATGGCAGTTATCGTCGACTCTGGAGAGATGACAGTGAAGAAGAAAACACAGATCGCCCATCACTGATCGGTGATGCTTTTGAGCAAAGCAGTTTTTCTGTTTCCGCGCCTGTCTGGAGAGGCAGCGCCAATTACCGTTTCAGCAGCAATAGAAACAATAGCGATGGCAGAACAGAAACCCACGGGGTGAGCTACACCGCTACCGTTTTCAGAACACTGGATTACGACACCAGCGCGACGTTCAGTTTGAGCGAATCAGAAGGTAACACTGTAGCGCTGTTCAGTTTTGAGTGGCGATTCCGTCAGGACCGTTGGAATTTCCGGGTTAACCCAAGGGCTGAGGTTCAAGACAATAACGGCGTTAAAGACAGAACAGAAAAAATGAGGCTGTCAGCCTCCTGGGACGATGGTGATCTTTTTGATGGTCAATTGACTTCCAGTGTCACCGCAGAAGCGGGCAGCGGCGAACGCAGACTCGATGGCACTTTGCAGTATGGTAACCGTTTCGGCAGAGCGGCATTGTCGGTAAACCACAGTTCAACAGACGCTAACCGGATTACTAACTATAACGGCAGTTTCAGTACCAGCTTCCTGACCGATGGCAGTGTCGTGGCCATGGGGGGAGAGCAAAGAGCAGAAAGTGCTCTGGTGGTCAATCTGGAAGGTCGTGAAGGCGACGTTTTTGATGTAAGAATTGATGGCCAGAGACGAGGTTATGCCGTAGCGGGCAGGCCGTCGGTGATTACACTGTCGCCTTTTGAACAATATACCGTCACCCTGTCGCCTTCAGGAGATACCCTATACAGTTTTGATGAGCGGGAGCGCCGTTTTACCCTGTATCCTGGAAACGTGGTGACATTGGACTATGAAGCTATTCCCCTGCAACTGCTCTTTGGTCGCCTGTTAATGAATGGTGAACCTCTGGACAGAGCCCGGATAACCGGAGGGCTGTATCCTTCCAGCTCAGACGATATTGGCATGTTCCAGATAGAGGCCCGCTCAGATATTAACGAATTGAGGATTGAGCTGGAGAATGGTTGGCAATGCTCCGTACCTGTTGAACCGGATGATGAGCAATACATACTGAGAATGGGCACCCTGGATCTTTCCGAGTCTGATTGTGTTCCCGAGCTGGAAGGTCAGCTGGCCATTGGCAAACGGGACGATTCCTGA
- a CDS encoding TcfC E-set like domain-containing protein encodes MVFICSKAMASQTFFLAQNKVPAGFETLSEPQKSVVDIYYGKRYLTSQLATFQPGKISLSNVNDVVRLIGSVNDPAFLASALSGELNTHTEAICPPNVTRDCGVLNPPVAGVIFDESRFRVDVFVNPRFLLTRAADVRKYLPPSDSGFAMMQNFAAVATGTSDDANSSDYTLYGLTLLSYRENSVLWSWDYSESQDFSVNQLYGQRDFEGFEYDLGLLSSQGFGLNFTSDQPLVGARFRSSDNTRDDTDFSGGMPIDIFMPLRGRVEVRKDGRLIASYFLEAGLQALNTTTFPTGAYDIDIRILDEQGSLLSEETRFFAKQFQLPPEGEWLLFAETGRVMTSVFDGVLPDSTQQWLTRAGVSRRIFDTLAGTLSAAATLDTSLLELGLFKLGYRYQLSPSVMLADNGSYGTALTGQVWLGNVSLFGSYRRLWRDDSEVENPDRPALIGDAFEQSNFSVSAPLWRGSANYRFSSNRNNNAARTETHGLSYTATVFRTLDYDTNVTFSVSESEGNSVALLSVEWRYREDRWTFRVNPRAEVQKTDGIEDRTEKLRLSVSWDDGDLYDGQLTSTVSAEAGSGERRLDGVLQYGNRFGKAALTVNHSSTEDNQITNYNGSFSTSFLTDGNVVAMGGEQLAESALVVNLEGREGDVFDVTIDGHKRGYAVADRPSVIPLAPFEQYTVTLSPSGDTLYSFDERERRITLYPGNVVTLDYKAIPLKLLFGRLLMKGEPLDRARIIGGLYPSSTDDIGMFQIEARSDIHELRVELENGWQCTVPVEPDDKQYILRMGTVDLSGYDCVPKLSGQLTNGERDSG; translated from the coding sequence ATGGTTTTTATCTGCTCGAAAGCTATGGCCAGTCAGACGTTTTTTCTTGCCCAGAATAAAGTCCCAGCGGGTTTTGAGACGCTGAGTGAGCCACAGAAGTCAGTGGTCGATATCTATTACGGTAAACGCTACTTAACTTCCCAGCTGGCCACCTTCCAACCCGGTAAAATTAGCCTTTCTAATGTTAATGATGTGGTCCGCCTGATCGGTTCGGTGAATGATCCTGCTTTTTTGGCTTCGGCTTTATCGGGCGAGCTCAATACCCATACTGAGGCAATCTGTCCGCCCAATGTCACCAGGGATTGCGGTGTTCTTAATCCTCCTGTTGCCGGTGTGATTTTTGATGAATCCCGCTTCCGGGTTGATGTGTTTGTTAATCCCCGTTTCCTGTTAACCCGAGCTGCCGATGTCAGGAAATACCTACCTCCCTCTGACTCGGGCTTTGCCATGATGCAGAACTTTGCGGCAGTCGCCACCGGTACATCTGATGACGCTAATAGCAGTGACTACACTTTGTATGGTCTGACGCTGTTGTCTTATCGTGAAAACAGTGTGCTCTGGAGTTGGGACTATTCAGAGTCTCAAGACTTCTCGGTCAATCAGCTCTACGGTCAGAGGGATTTTGAAGGCTTTGAATACGATCTTGGCTTACTTTCAAGTCAGGGGTTTGGCCTGAATTTTACGTCCGATCAGCCTCTTGTTGGAGCTCGATTTCGGAGTTCTGATAACACCAGAGACGACACCGATTTCAGTGGCGGTATGCCGATTGATATCTTTATGCCGCTCAGGGGCAGGGTTGAAGTCAGAAAAGATGGACGACTGATTGCCTCTTATTTCCTGGAAGCCGGTCTTCAGGCTCTGAATACCACCACTTTTCCCACGGGGGCCTATGATATAGACATCCGGATTCTGGATGAGCAGGGTAGCCTGCTGTCTGAGGAAACCCGTTTTTTTGCCAAGCAGTTTCAACTACCCCCTGAAGGTGAATGGCTGCTTTTTGCTGAGACGGGGCGTGTGATGACATCGGTTTTTGATGGGGTTCTGCCTGATAGCACCCAGCAGTGGTTGACACGGGCCGGTGTCAGTCGAAGAATTTTTGATACTCTGGCGGGGACTCTCTCTGCCGCCGCGACTTTAGACACTTCATTGCTTGAACTGGGTCTGTTTAAGTTGGGTTATCGTTATCAGTTATCGCCTTCGGTGATGCTGGCGGATAATGGTAGTTATGGTACGGCCCTGACAGGCCAGGTGTGGTTGGGCAACGTCTCTCTCTTCGGCAGTTATCGTCGACTCTGGAGAGACGATAGCGAAGTAGAAAATCCTGATCGCCCGGCACTGATCGGTGATGCTTTTGAGCAAAGCAATTTTTCTGTTTCTGCACCTCTCTGGAGAGGTAGTGCCAATTATCGGTTCAGCAGCAATAGAAATAATAACGCTGCCAGAACGGAAACCCACGGATTGAGTTACACCGCGACAGTTTTCAGAACGCTGGATTACGATACAAACGTTACTTTCAGTGTGAGTGAGTCAGAAGGTAACTCTGTGGCGTTGTTGAGTGTGGAGTGGAGATATCGTGAGGATCGGTGGACTTTCCGGGTTAACCCCAGGGCTGAGGTTCAGAAGACTGACGGCATAGAAGACAGAACAGAAAAATTGAGACTGTCAGTTTCCTGGGATGACGGTGATCTTTATGATGGTCAGCTGACTTCTACTGTCTCTGCAGAAGCGGGCAGTGGCGAACGAAGACTCGATGGTGTCTTGCAATACGGTAACCGGTTTGGCAAAGCCGCATTGACAGTTAACCATAGCTCAACAGAGGATAACCAGATTACTAATTATAACGGCAGTTTCAGTACCAGCTTCCTGACCGATGGCAATGTTGTGGCCATGGGTGGGGAGCAGTTGGCAGAAAGTGCCCTGGTAGTCAATCTGGAAGGTCGTGAAGGCGACGTGTTTGATGTAACCATTGATGGTCATAAAAGAGGTTATGCCGTGGCGGACAGACCTTCGGTGATCCCGCTGGCGCCATTTGAGCAATATACCGTTACCCTGTCGCCTTCAGGAGACACCCTGTACAGCTTTGATGAGCGTGAGCGCCGAATCACCCTGTATCCCGGAAATGTCGTGACACTGGACTATAAGGCTATCCCCCTGAAACTGCTCTTTGGTCGTTTGTTAATGAAGGGTGAGCCTCTGGACAGAGCCCGGATTATCGGAGGACTTTATCCGTCCAGCACTGACGATATTGGCATGTTCCAGATAGAAGCCCGTTCAGATATTCATGAGTTGAGGGTTGAACTGGAGAATGGTTGGCAATGCACTGTGCCCGTTGAACCGGATGATAAGCAATACATACTCAGAATGGGAACCGTGGATCTTTCCGGGTATGATTGCGTTCCCAAGCTGTCAGGCCAGTTGACCAATGGTGAACGGGACAGCGGCTGA
- a CDS encoding molecular chaperone: MTGSDYRNTRAQQMRSWLKLCRLSLLLALAPLAITINAYGAMSLDKMIVYFEPNKSPRQDIVVTNPDKENLYLQTEVYKVVNPGTKQEERVRITDPSELKLLSTPQKTIVAPNSRKTVRLVSLETPKTVESVYRVTFKPVVGDLEATQNAIKLLIAYQALVFVRPENPQYKVTSRREKDSITFTNSGNVNVVLRNGQFCSAQKGKRQCSDIDEVKRLYAGQSWTLKIPSSKTEVEYGLFNGSTEERKKF; the protein is encoded by the coding sequence GTGACTGGATCAGATTACAGAAACACAAGGGCTCAACAGATGCGGTCATGGCTTAAGCTTTGTCGCCTGTCGCTATTATTGGCTTTGGCACCTCTGGCTATAACCATCAATGCCTACGGCGCAATGTCTCTGGATAAAATGATTGTTTATTTCGAGCCGAACAAATCCCCTCGTCAGGACATAGTCGTTACCAATCCGGATAAGGAAAACCTTTATCTACAGACTGAGGTCTACAAAGTCGTTAATCCCGGTACCAAACAGGAAGAAAGGGTTCGTATCACCGACCCTTCCGAGCTGAAATTACTCAGCACGCCACAGAAAACCATCGTCGCTCCCAACAGCCGAAAAACCGTTCGACTGGTCAGCCTTGAGACACCGAAAACAGTAGAGTCAGTCTATAGAGTAACCTTCAAACCCGTCGTCGGTGATCTGGAAGCCACCCAGAATGCTATTAAACTGCTGATTGCATACCAGGCTCTGGTCTTTGTTCGCCCGGAAAATCCGCAATACAAAGTGACATCCAGACGAGAGAAAGACTCAATCACTTTCACCAACAGTGGCAACGTTAATGTGGTATTGCGCAATGGACAATTTTGCTCAGCACAGAAAGGCAAACGTCAGTGTTCTGATATTGATGAGGTTAAACGACTGTATGCTGGTCAGAGCTGGACACTGAAAATTCCCAGCAGCAAAACCGAAGTGGAATACGGTTTGTTCAATGGCAGCACAGAGGAAAGGAAAAAGTTCTAA
- the ntrC gene encoding nitrogen regulation protein NR(I) has translation MGMDSKVWIIDDDRSIRWVLEKALAGEQIEADVFDSADKALRELQYSQPEAIISDVRMPGTNGLEFLKEVHETYPDLPVIIMTAHSDLESAVSSYQGGAFEYLPKPFDIDDAVSLAKRAIEHSCQKKTEQVIEAVDNGTEIIGEAPAMQEVFRAIGRLSQSNITVLINGESGTGKELVAQALHKHSPRANNPFIALNMAAIPRDLIESELFGHEKGAFTGAGAMRKGRFEQSQNGTLFLDEIGDMPAETQTRLLRVLADGEFYRVGGHTPVKVDVRIIAATHQNLEKLVEEGSFREDLFHRLNVIRVHLPRLRERSEDIPVLARHFLDRAAKELNVEPKVLTQETAKFIASLEWPGNVRQLENTCRWLTVMASGREVLISDLPPELLSQPDSGPVTHPSGNWEQQLRLWVDRELAAGHSSILDKAIPAFEKIMIESALQHTGGRKRDASELLGWGRNTLTRKMKELKMSDKALTE, from the coding sequence ATGGGTATGGACTCTAAAGTCTGGATTATTGATGATGATCGCTCTATCCGCTGGGTGCTCGAAAAGGCACTGGCCGGAGAGCAGATCGAGGCCGATGTCTTTGACTCTGCCGACAAGGCTCTGCGGGAACTGCAATACTCTCAGCCTGAAGCCATTATCAGCGATGTCAGAATGCCCGGCACCAATGGACTGGAATTTCTCAAGGAAGTCCACGAAACCTACCCGGATCTGCCTGTCATCATTATGACCGCCCACTCAGATCTTGAAAGCGCTGTCTCTTCCTATCAGGGTGGCGCTTTTGAATACCTTCCCAAACCCTTTGATATAGACGATGCCGTTTCACTGGCCAAACGTGCCATTGAACATAGCTGCCAGAAAAAGACAGAACAGGTGATTGAGGCGGTTGATAATGGCACAGAGATTATCGGTGAAGCACCTGCCATGCAGGAAGTCTTCCGTGCCATTGGCAGGCTATCGCAGTCCAATATTACTGTACTCATCAATGGTGAATCTGGCACAGGTAAAGAACTGGTTGCCCAGGCACTGCACAAGCACAGCCCCAGAGCCAATAATCCTTTTATTGCCCTGAATATGGCAGCCATACCCAGGGACCTGATTGAATCAGAACTCTTTGGCCATGAAAAAGGGGCATTCACCGGTGCCGGTGCCATGCGCAAGGGGCGCTTTGAACAGTCTCAGAACGGCACACTGTTTCTTGATGAAATAGGAGATATGCCCGCAGAAACACAAACCCGTCTACTTCGGGTGCTTGCAGACGGTGAGTTCTATCGGGTGGGTGGTCATACTCCGGTAAAAGTCGATGTCCGCATTATTGCAGCCACTCACCAGAATCTCGAAAAGCTGGTTGAGGAAGGCTCATTTCGTGAAGACTTATTCCATCGACTCAATGTGATTCGTGTTCACCTGCCAAGACTCAGAGAGCGATCAGAAGATATCCCCGTTCTGGCGAGACATTTCCTGGACAGGGCCGCCAAAGAACTGAACGTTGAACCCAAAGTGCTCACTCAGGAAACGGCGAAATTTATTGCCAGTCTGGAATGGCCCGGTAATGTCAGGCAGCTGGAGAATACCTGTCGCTGGCTGACGGTGATGGCTTCAGGACGCGAAGTGCTGATCTCTGACCTTCCACCTGAACTCTTGAGCCAGCCCGACAGTGGCCCGGTCACTCACCCGTCAGGCAACTGGGAGCAACAGCTTCGTCTCTGGGTAGACAGAGAGCTTGCAGCAGGTCACAGCAGCATTCTGGACAAAGCTATCCCGGCTTTTGAAAAGATCATGATTGAATCAGCCCTGCAACACACAGGAGGCCGAAAAAGAGATGCGTCCGAGCTACTAGGCTGGGGCAGAAATACCCTCACCCGCAAAATGAAAGAGCTGAAAATGTCCGACAAAGCTTTGACAGAATAA